From a region of the Besnoitia besnoiti strain Bb-Ger1 chromosome I, whole genome shotgun sequence genome:
- a CDS encoding kelch repeat and K+ channel tetramerization domain containing protein (encoded by transcript BESB_001890), which yields MASQIKQIQVEREDTRRKLNAERSRFEEEKEAHRRRILLEKERFRQEAEALDAEKRRIVDTNIATETVVDLNVGGVVFEASRHTLVQQPGSFLESLLSGRHHVSRDKQGRIFLDRDSELFRIILNFLRNPSTPPQPRDAAESDAITQEADFLGIRFFPFPLVFAVGGHNGSEHLRSLEVLDVGQQCWRPCKAMETERAYFGSSVLQNRLFVYGGQNLDYKALCETEIFDCLRDCWVTGAPLNVPRRNTGGVFMTGRHFAVGGFDGSDILASVECYDPRMRNWMEVAPLHTPRSSAMCCVQDDRLYVLGGTKGERLRSVEVYEPRVNKWEILPSEMIEVRSAGSAACSFDHIVVMGGIDNGNVIHSSVEVLDPQTKRWAFLANMDVPRMDCAAVVVSDSILVTGGQNEDVLSSTAFLRHELNEWKAGPPMLSPRYGHGVLIANL from the exons ATGGCGTCGCAGATCAAACAGATCCAGGTTGAGCGCGAAGACACTCGCCGGAAGTTGAATGCCGAGAGAAGTCGGttcgaagaggagaaagaggcgcaTCGGCGAAGGATTCTCCTC GAGAAGGAAAGGTTTCGacaggaagcggaggcgctggatGCGGAGAAGCGTCGCATCGTGGATACAAATATCGCGACGGAGACTGTCGTCGACTTGAATGTCGGGGGCGTCGTCTTTGAGGCATCGCGGCACACACTCGTACAACAGCCTGGATCTTTCTTGGAGAGTCTCTTGTCCGGTCGCCACCATGTCTCTCGCGACAAGCAGGGCAGGATCTTCCTCGACCGGGACTCGGAGCTCTTCCGCATCATCCTGAACTTCCTCCGCAACCCCTCTACGCCGCCCCAACCGAG ggacgcggcggagagcgacgcgatCACGCAGGAGGCGGATTTCTTGGGCATTCGCTTCTTTCCTTTTCCGCTCGTCTTCGCGGTCGGCGGTCACAACGGCAGTGAGCACCTGCGCTCGCTCGAAGTCCTCGACGTTGGGCAGCAGTGTTGGCGGCCTTGCAAGGCGATGGAGACTGAGCGCGCGTACTTTGGAAGCAGCGTTTTGCAGAATCGCCTCTTCGTGTACGGAGGACAGAATCTCGACTACAAG GCGCTGTGCGAGACGGAGATCTTTGACTGCCTGCGCGACTGCTGGGtgaccggcgcgccgctgaaCGTGCCACGGCGCAACACGGGCGGCGTGTTCATGACCGGCAGACACTTTGCAGTTGGCGGCTTCGACGGCTCCGACATCCTCGCCAGCGTTGAGTGCTACGACCCGCGCATGCGGAACTGGATGGaagtcgcgccgctgcacacgcCCCGCTCCAGCGCCATGTGCTGCGTGCAAG ACGATCGCCTTTACGTGCTTGGCGGGACGAagggcgagcggctgcggagtgTGGAGGTCTACGAGCCTCGAGTGAACAAGTGGGAGATTCTGCCCTCTGAGATGATCGAA GTCCGCAGCGCAGGAAGTGCAGCGTGCAGCTTTGACCACATCGTCGTCATGGGAGGCATCGACAACGGCAACGTGATTCACAGCTCCGTGGAAGTCCTCGATCCGCAGACCAAGCGCTGGGCCTTCCTCGCAAATATGGACGTCCCCCGCATGGActgcgcggccgtcgtcgtctcggATTCGATTTTG GTCACGGGCGGCCAGAACGAAGACGTGCTGTCGAGCACAGCGTTCCTCCGTCACGAGCTGAACGAGTGGAAGGCAGGACCTCCCatgctgtctcctcgctaCGGCCACGGCGTGCTAATCGCGAATTTGTAA
- a CDS encoding hypothetical protein (encoded by transcript BESB_001870), translating to MQLSDLPTGFSSRYIQDKRRMKIASASDIDVSEFSLPPTAHARRDPREQLTPLDLLAIRPSPSVTARARAAAAASLLRRPRAPVSNSVPAATDRPGGAVALFRARSGASGGFPSSADGREAGQARREEIRGEEGRDGRGRAADSARGKGNLASSGCGDLSGDQRAVASAGGADFYVELSRIARETGFTLEAETVVQLALQQRAGDDRSRPPSSGAPSAATSPAKGLRRDTRTLRRVLPDAARQNQRNGGFTAGGWGWKDNREAVKEVYRQRVTVERSSSPSLFSFSVVPEEDD from the exons ATGCAACTCAGCGATCTCCCTACGGGCTTTAGTTCGAG ATACATTCAGGACAAGCGGCGGATGAAAATCGCGTCAGCGTCTGACATCGACGTCTCAGaattctctctccctccgaCCGCTCACGCCAGACGCGACCCGCGCGAGCAACTCACTCCTCTTGACCTCCTG GCGATCCGTCCCTCTCCCAGCGTCaccgcgagggcgcgtgcggcagcggcagcgtctctcttgcggcgcccgcgagctccAGTCTCGAATTCGGTGCCCGCCGCGACTGACCGGCCGGGGGGGGCGGTTGCGCTTTTCAGggcccgcagcggcgcgtctggcggCTTCCCGTCCAGCGCGGATggccgcgaggcagggcaagcgcggcgcgaggagattcgcggggaggaggggagagacgggcgcggaagggcagcagacagcgcgcgcggaaagggGAACCTcgcgagcagcggctgcggcgacctGAGTGGAGATCAGCGCGCTGTGGCTTCTGCTGGCGGAGCAGATTTCTACGTCGAGCTCTCGCGGATCGCCAGGGAGACAGGATTCACACTCGAGGCCGAGACAGTTGTGCAGTTGGCTCTCCAGCAGCGAGCCGGGGACGACCGAAGCcgtccgccttcttctggtGCGCCGTCCGCTGCGACTTCGCCTGCGAAGGGGCTgcggagagacacgcgcacgctgcggcgcgtgctgcCTGACGCAGCCAGGCAAAACCAGAGAAACGGAGGGTTCACAGCCGGCGGCTGGGGATGGAAAGATAACCGAGAAGCTGTCAAAGAGGTGTACCGACAGCGCGTCACAGTCGAGCGGTCCAGCAGCCCCTCCCTTTTCTCGTTCTCAGTTGTtccagaagaagacgactgA
- a CDS encoding putative chain a, pp2a-specific methylesterase apo form (pme) (encoded by transcript BESB_001910): MDNDFFIPPPTYPTCMPPAHTPPPPASPPPHVMKAVPEERDGEAGSGGADKHSRGRRKSTRNELHPGHCDCCGSSADSQKSDELGTDAGPGSKGRSRSRSAEPLPQWSDYWEAQEDIHPTSNPKDSFRVYRSGSSGPVCFFLHGGGHTALSWSLVAKALGANVRCIAYDARGHGETHCEDDTDFSAERLVGDGLAIVDYYCKKIYEEIHKKKFEPAEPDDAPEQPAGTPFIPLAPLPGMKRSDDPCIIIIGHSMGGAIATRIAASGKLPALHGLVVVDVVEGTALAALPHMASFVNKLPTVFTSPREAVSWAVRSGRLKNEESARISLPSQLIRTRRRDVRNILKKEISPGHEDDVVWTWRTDLSKTQPYWEGWFAGMSSLFLQARCTKVLICAGNDRLDRELMIAHMQGKFQVQLVPYSGHVVEEDQPQEVTHVLQNFISRYRLDQPSVQPWRLHAAAPKDTN, from the exons ATGGATAACGACTTCTTCATTCCGCCCCCGACGTATCCAACGTGCATGCCGcctgcgcacacgccgcctccgccagcttCGCCTCCACCACACGTGATGAAGGCTGTACCCGAAGAGCGCGATGGCGaagcgggcagcggcggagctgACAAACACTCTCGAGGCCGGCGCAAGAGTACTAGGAACGAACTTCACCCTGGACACTGCGACTGTTGTGGATCTTCTGCAGACAGTCAAAAATCTGACGAGCTCGGCACAGACGCAGGCCCCGGTAGCAAGGGCAGGAGTCGGTCGCG GTCCGCGGAGCCGCTCCCCCAGTGGAGTGACTACTGGGAGGCTCAGGAAGACATCCACCCGACATCAAATCCGAAAGAT TCCTTCCGCGTTTATCGCTCGGGGTCCTCAGGCCCCGTGTGTTTTTTCCTGCACGGAGGCGGTCACACGGCGCTCAGCTGGTCTCTCGTCGCC AAGGCGCTGGGAGCCAACGTCCGCTGCATCGCCTATGACGCAAGAGGCCACGGCGAGACGCACTGCGAGGACGACACGGACTTCAGCGCGGAGCGTCTGGTCGGCGACGGGCTGGCGATTGTCGATTACTATTGCAAGAAAATCTACGAGGAAATCCACAAGAAGAAGTTCGAGCCCGCGGagcccgacgacgcgcccgagCAACCGGCGGGCACGCCGTTCatccctctcgcgccgcttccAGGCAtgaagcgcagcgacgacCCCTGCATCATCATCATTGGACACAG CATGGGGGGCGCGATCGCGACACGCATTGCAGCTTCGGGGAAGCTTCCGGCGCTCCACGGTCTCGTCGTTGTTGATGTCGTTGAAG GAactgcgctcgccgcactGCCGCACATGGCGTCGTTTGTGAACAAGCTGCCCACTGTCTTCACGTCGCCGCGGGAAGCCGTGAGCTGGGCGGTTCGCTCTGGGCGCCTGAAGAACGAAGAGAGTGCGCGGATTTCGCTGCCCTCGCAGCTGAttcgcacgcggcgccgcgacgtcaGGAACATCCTCAAGAAGGAAATCTCGCCTGGGCACGAAGACGACGTGGTCTG GACGTGGAGAACCGATCTGAGTAAAACGCAGCCCTACTGGGAAG GCTGGTTCGCGGGCATgtcgtctctctttctccagGCGCGATGCACCAAAGTGCTCATCTGCGCCGGCAATGACCGCCTTGACCGCGAACTCATGATTGCTCACATGCAAGGCAAATTCCAGGTTCAGCTCGTTCCCTACTCAGGCCACGTCGTCGAG GAAGACCAACCTCAGGAGGTGACGCATGTTTTGCAGAATTTTATTTCTCGGTACCGTTTAGATCAGCCCTCTGTCCAGCCGTGGCGTCTgcacgcggctgcgccgaagGATACAAACTGA
- a CDS encoding hypothetical protein (encoded by transcript BESB_001920), with product MARFSTSPACGEGEDAFSHSLSSARSNDGKVGSLSGGGGFAAQAKRLKKLTAALVQGRLSSAPASSEDRPSERREASLPDLERKKKSAKYPGDGIRKSSHSQEREAEAAFSGFFCAREGTKSGDCRSSRPEKAALAPFLTDRLVGEDALKLNSFEFSGLAKGNSENCAFGWSGGSSKAIELPSNVDEAGPQLVDRNSLGAAASSDCERMHAPREGCPRVLPFQEIFRMFNPYIPQPIGSPAPAEPLVEESEQRGAEEEREESSLDKREDAESEEETGRDDDWQTVPDAAQSEAGDQDAAADSATRVEEARKSEVEEDPQREKAADEATASASAAEDLCESEAEKKEQQGGEALVGSLQELLPEGGDEPTKPEWANDIKSAAEADSGAPPSRDSAKRKEEEKPLDRENEESEREGENEQPREPDPRNSRFALLAGELGSVASVEGAESLAGVREAREREGDVLKASSPLALLESDDGEGTLSLGSRSPPSRAQEKTDAERLKWDDAEERRQRDCGVELELKGAQSEDEEQIYRDADALSALAADSKGEGAGRGSEQARRGLVIGRAEFPEWLMQIDGEEDSDDGGKHNPYRHVRLRKVGVRELLRDRQRPNSCESLLSSAGDESRSAVSCLSPSLLLERSRECPSASFSLDDACETDGGRGDVSRRERSEDDGFEAGGAGESDESAARLSSCRSEAAPPGGAGRSGGAAARGGREREAEGEGARRLTAAEKFRLEQERLLAERQRRIELDELLRLFEERKKLKQVEEEREEAPDAKDDAPEEDSADESRQLSVSALRARFEKSQNAWFTEQLGKYRKSDGAV from the exons ATGGCTCGCTTTTCCacgtcgcctgcctgcggcgagggagaagacgcgttTTCGCATTCCTTATCTTCGGCGCGGAGTAATGACGGCAAAGTCGGCTCGCTGtcgggaggaggcggcttcgcggcgcaggcgaaacGGCTGAAGAAGCTGACAGCGGCGCTTGTCCAGGGGCGCCTCTcaagcgcgcccgcgagctcaGAGGATCGACCGAgtgagcggcgcgaggcctctctgcctgaccttgagagaaagaagaaaagcgcGAAATACCCGGGCGACGGCATACGCAAATCGTCGCACTcccaagagagagaagcggaggcggcgttctcaggcttcttctgcgcgcgcgaagggACAAAAAGCGGAGACTGTCGGTCCTCGCGACCCGAGAAggctgccctcgcgcccttccTCACAgatcgcctcgtcggcgaagacgcactCAAACTTAACAGCTTCGAGTTCTCCGGGCTGGCGAAAGGCAACTCCGAAAACTGCGCCTTCGGGTG GTCGGGAGGATCGTCGAAAGCAATCGAGCTGCCCAGCAACGTCGACGAAGCCGGACCGCAGCTCGTCGACCGAAactcgctcggcgcggcggccagtTCAGACTgcgagcgcatgcatgcgcctcgcGAGGGCTGTCCGCGCGTCTTGCCCTTTCAAGAGATCTTCAGAATGTTTAATCCGTACATTCCCCA ACCGATCGGCTCTccagcgccagcagagcccctcgtcgaggagagcgagcagcgaggcgcagaagaagaaagagaggaatCCTCGCTGGATAAgcgggaagacgcggaaagcgaggaggagacaggacGGGACGACGACTGGCAGACCGtgccagacgccgcgcagagcgaggcaggcgaccaggacgctgcggcggactcggcgacgcgagtagaggaggcgaggaaaaGCGAGGTGGAGGAAGatccgcagagagagaaggcggcagacgaggcaaCTGCGtctgcgagcgccgcagaagatctctgcgaaagcgaggcggagaagaaggagcagcAGGGCGGTGAAGCGCTCGTGGGGAGCCTGCAAGAGCTGTTgccggaaggcggcgacgaacCTACAAAGCCAGAATGGGCAAATGACATCAAgtcggcggctgaggcggaCTCGGGCGCTCCACCGAGTAGAGACTCGGCAAagcggaaagaagaggagaaaccACTCGACAGGGAGAACGAAGAAAgtgagagggagggagaaaaTGAGCAGCCGCGGGAACCGGACCCCCGTAACTCTCGGTTTGCGCTTCTCGCAGGGGAACTGGGCTCCGTGGCTTCCGTTGAGGGAGCGgagagcctcgcgggcgtccgcgaagcgcgagagcgtgAAGGCGATGTCCTGAAGGCCTCGTCCCCGCTGGCGCTTttggagagcgacgacggagagggcACGCTTTCACTCGGGTCGCGTTCCCCGCCAAGCAGAGCTCAAGAAAagacagacgccgagcgcctgaaatgggacgacgcggaggaaaggagacagagagactgCGGAGTCGAACTTGAATTGAAGGGAGCTCAAtcggaagacgaagagcagATCTACAG ggacgcggacgcgctgtCTGCTCTGGCGGCCGACTCGAAGGGTGAaggcgcggggcgaggcagcgagcaggcgcggagaggtcTCGTCATCGGACGCGCGGAGTTCCCAGAGTGGCTGATGCAGatcgacggcgaagaagactccGATGACGGCGGAAAACACAATCCGTACAGACACGTTCGCTTGCGCAA AGTCGGGGttcgcgagctgctgcgcgaccgCCAGCGCCCGAATAGCTGCGAGAGTCTGCTGtcgtctgcgggcgacgagTCGCGCTCAGCCGTGTCCTgtctgtcgccgtcgctcttgctggagcgcagccgcgagtgCCCGTCAGCCTCGTTCTCCCTCGACGATGCCTGCGAGAccgacggcgggcgaggagatgtgagccggagagagagatctgaagacgacggcttcgaggcgggcggcgcgggcgagtccgatgagagcgcggcgcgactcTCGTCGTGCCgctcggaggcggcgccgcctggcgggGCGGGacggagcggcggcgcggcggcgcgcggcggccgcgagcgggaagccgagggggagggcgccAGGCGTCTCACTGCGGCTGAGAAGTTTCGCCTGGAGCAggagcgtctcctcgccgagagacagcggcgcatCGAGCTCGACGAactcctgcgcctcttcgaGGAACGAAAAAAACTCAAACAAgtcgaagaagagagagaggaggcgcctgacGCGAAGGATGACGCGCCTGAGGAGGACTCCGCCG ATGAGAGTCGCCAGTTGTCAGTTTCGGCGCTCCGAGCGCGGTTTGAGAAGTCTCAAAACGCTTGGTTTACCGAGCAG CTCGGCAAATATCgaaagagcgacggcgctgtGTGA
- a CDS encoding kelch repeat and K+ channel tetramerization domain containing protein (encoded by transcript BESB_001900), whose protein sequence is MSSNACWSGVKRSSVLRPGSAADSYMYATPGSAPGISAGASRALLDSSLLPASHTPPSVGGTGVLGAAGTSVASAPVPPADLLYAPALGAASALRSAASGRGRETGGTGSFFFRRQRRRAAHEQRRRAHLLLAAVCGFAAHRGRPRARRLGNADALGSPRRLCAAPRAADRGGDGDERQLQCGRQPFAALDRDGGMSPFTSDARGDTDGENSSGGGGASFASTEDFEIMVGDLRRTFIGWLKKTESDLRKEKRDLTRARKEFEEERKKAWERLQQEKDNEYEKIKASRKGKKTTTHL, encoded by the exons ATGAGTTCAAACGCCTGCTGGAGTGGCGTGAAACGGTCTTCGGTGCTTCGCCCAG GTTCCGCAGCCGACAGCTACATGTACGCAACTCCGGGGTCCGCACCGGGGATCTCGgctggcgcgtcgcgcgcgctgctggacTCCTCGCTACTCCCCGCCTCGCATACACCGCCTTCGGTCGGCGGGACTGGGGTGCTAGGGGCTGCAGGCACGAGCGTCGCCTCGGCTCCGGTGCCGCCCGCAGACCTGCTctacgcgcctgcgctcggcgccgcctcggcgctgcggagcgccgcaagcgggagaggcagagagacgggCGGGACTGggagtttttttttccggcggcagcgtcggCGGGCTGCTcacgagcagcggcggcgcgctcacctcctcctcgcggccgtctgcggcttcgctgctcaccgcggccgcccccgcgcgcggcggctcgggaATGCAGACGCCCTCGGGAGTCCGAGGCGCCTGtgcgccgctccgcgcgctgccgacCGGGGCGGGGACGGCGATGAGCGGCAGCTCCAGTGCGGGAGACAACCTTTTGCTGCGCTC gaccgcgacggcggcatgTCGCCCTTCacgagcgacgcgagaggagacacagacgGCGAAAactcgagcggcggcggcggcgcctccttcgcctcgacgGAGGACTTTGAGATCATGGTCGGCGACCTGAGGCGGACGTTCATTGGCTGGCTAAAAAAGACAGAAAGCGACCtgaggaaggagaagcgcgacTTGACTCGCGCGCGAAAGGAGTTCGAAGAAGAACGAAAGAAAGCTTGGGAAAGACTTCAACAAGAAAAGGACAACGAATACGAAAAAATCAAGGCAAGTCGCAAAGGCAAGAAGACAACAACTCACCTATAA
- a CDS encoding hypothetical protein (encoded by transcript BESB_001880), translating to MLLHHLAGTNFFASAARGARGTAPTLVKSSLTGVGGLQNAALTADGVVFDSKKKPEDYSIGPETRLYVTSVPYSMPTRLFIVYAETGETVAVEMLAADPVSVLMRLLHTRLGLEPEDLLLVHRGEVLERDHSLQEQGVASDALVYLLLKSQQPPLPPPAPVSRSPPGAQKGALAAKEAEEAKKKV from the exons ATGCTACTTCATCATTTAGCGGGGACGAAttttttcgcctctgcggcccgAGGTGCTCGCGGCACGGCGCCGACTCTAGTCAAGTCTTCGCTGACTGGAGTCGGCGGCCTGCAAAACGCCGCGTTGACAGCGGATGGGGTTGTGTTTGATTCGAAGAAGAAGCCCGAGGACTATTCGATCGGACCCGAGACCAGACTGTACGTTACCAGCGTGCCCTACAGCATGCCGACACGGCTGTTCATCGTCTACGCGGAAACTGGAGAGACTGTT gcggtTGAGATGCTTGCGGCCGACCCCGTGAGCGTGTTGATGCGGCTGCTCCACACTCGCCTGGGGCTGGAGCCAGAAGATCTGCTTCTGGTGCACAGAGGCGAAGTCCTAGAAAGAGACCACAGTCTTCAAGAACAGGGCgtcgcgagcgacgcgcttGTTTACCTTCTTCTGAAATCGCAGCAGCCTCCGCtgccccctcccgccccggtctcgcgctcgcccccgggcgcgcagaagggcgctctggccgcgaaggaggcagaggaggcgaaaaaaaaagtcTGA